From Pan paniscus chromosome 9, NHGRI_mPanPan1-v2.0_pri, whole genome shotgun sequence, the proteins below share one genomic window:
- the LOC100983089 gene encoding olfactory receptor 52H1, protein MQVCPELVGSWSDFKNEAADPRDFVNTLFLLSLWPDPQDLGLRFMPSASAMIIFNLSSYNPGPFILVGIPGLEQFHVWIGIPFCIIYIVAVVGNCILLYLIVVEHSLHEPMFFFLSMLAMTDLILSTAGVPNTLSIFWLGAREITFPGCLTQMFFLHYSFVLDSAILMAMAFDRYVAICSPLRYTTILTPKTIIKSAMGISFRSFCIILPDVFLLTRLPFCRTHNIPHTYCEHIGVARLACADISINIWYGFCVPIMTVISDVILIAVSYALILCAVFRLPSQDARQKALGTCGSHVCVILMFYTPAFFSILAHRFGHNVSRTFHIMFANLYIVIPPALNPMVYGVKTKQIRDKVILLFSKGTG, encoded by the exons ATTTTGTCAAcacactctttcttctttccctttggcCTGATCCCCAAGATTTG GGGCTGAGATTTATGCCATCTGCCTCTGCCATGATCATTTTCAACCTGAGCAGTTACAATCCAGGACCCTTCATTCTGGTAGGGATCCCAGGCCTGGAGCAATTCCATGTGTGGATTGGAATTCCCTTCTGTATCATCTACATTGTAGCTGTTGTGGGAAACTGCATCCTTCTCTACCTCATTGTGGTGGAGCATAGTCTTCATGAACCcatgttcttctttctctccatgCTGGCCATGACTGACCTCATCTTGTCCACAGCTGGTGTGCCTAATACACTCAGTATCTTTTGGCTAGGGGCTCGCGAAATCACATTCCCAGGATGCCTTACACAAATGTTCTTCCTTCACTATAGCTTTGTCCTGGATTCAGCCATTCTGATGGCCATGGCATTTGATCGCTATGTAGCTATCTGTTCTCCCTTGAGATATACCACCATCTTGACTCCCAAGACCATCATCAAGAGTGCTATGGGCATCTCCTTTCGAAGCTTCTGCATCATCCTGCCAGATGTATTCTTGCTGACACGCCTGCCTTTCTGCAGGACACACAACATACCCCACACATACTGTGAGCATATAGGTGTTGCCCGGCTCGCCTGTGCTGATATCTCCATCAACATCTGGTATGGCTTTTGTGTTCCCATCATGACGGTCATCTCAGATGTGATTCTCATTGCTGTTTCCTACGCCCTCATCCTCTGTGCTGTCTTTCGCCTTCCCTCCCAAGATGCCCGCCAGAAAGCCCTCGGCACTTGTGGTTCTCATGTCTGTGTCATCCTCATGTTTTATACACCTGCCTTTTTCTCCATCCTTGCCCATCGCTTTGGACACAATGTCTCTCGCACCTTCCACATCATGTTTGCCAATCTCTACATTGTTATCCCACCTGCACTCAACCCCATGGTTTACGGAGTGAAGACCAAGCAGATCAGAGATAAGGTTATACTTTTGTTTTCCAAGGGTACAGGATGA